In Candidatus Woesearchaeota archaeon, a genomic segment contains:
- a CDS encoding metallophosphoesterase: MKSKEILLNLIEKGILVNPDIMDKEIDSDFLNNLINHYGSELDILDETKLEEFKKINEQKNSSITIIKNYTKPPKKRSYQDFVSVINRRFETISNILMIRQDMIGTSSISRVMQKNSDEQISIIGMVLEKNITKNNNYVLKLEDKTGICTVIIKNDERNKELVSIVDDVSLDEIIGVIGKKFNDAIFAQKIIFPDIPPTKELKKQKEEEYLAILGDIHFGSKVFMKEEFEKFIEWTKGEYGSPEQREIANKLKYIIHTGDLVEGVGVYPSQEDDLEIIDIKKQYSQAAEWLKKIPKHIEIIMISGNHDAGRLAEPQEPLPKDITEPLWNMSNMTILSNPSVVNIGKTKDFPGFDCLLYHGGSLIYYSENIPNIRAAGGQKRSDLIMKYLLQRRHLAPTHGSTLYIPDKDVDPLIIDIVPDFFITGHIHRASVKNYRNITMINGSCWTQTTDDQIKRGLEPQPARLPLINLRTRNVKMLNFMSKKTKEKEEEILKELKEQKEKEEKELKEKLKQIKDSEITTNQ; encoded by the coding sequence ATGAAATCAAAAGAAATTCTATTAAATTTAATAGAGAAAGGAATTTTAGTAAATCCTGATATTATGGACAAAGAAATAGATTCAGATTTTCTAAACAATTTAATAAATCATTATGGATCCGAATTAGATATTTTAGATGAAACAAAATTAGAAGAATTCAAAAAGATTAATGAACAAAAAAATTCTTCAATAACAATAATAAAAAATTATACTAAGCCACCTAAAAAAAGGTCTTATCAAGATTTTGTAAGTGTTATAAATAGAAGATTTGAAACAATTTCAAACATTCTAATGATTAGGCAAGACATGATAGGAACTTCAAGCATATCAAGAGTTATGCAAAAAAATTCTGATGAACAAATATCTATAATTGGCATGGTTTTAGAAAAAAACATAACAAAAAACAATAATTATGTTTTAAAATTAGAAGACAAAACAGGTATTTGCACAGTTATAATAAAAAATGATGAAAGAAATAAAGAATTAGTTTCTATTGTTGATGACGTTTCTCTAGATGAAATAATAGGAGTCATAGGAAAAAAATTTAATGATGCCATATTTGCTCAAAAAATAATATTTCCAGATATACCCCCAACAAAAGAACTAAAAAAACAAAAAGAAGAAGAATATTTAGCAATACTTGGAGACATACATTTCGGTTCAAAAGTATTTATGAAAGAAGAATTTGAAAAATTTATCGAATGGACAAAAGGAGAATATGGATCCCCAGAGCAAAGAGAAATAGCAAACAAACTAAAATACATAATACACACAGGAGATTTAGTAGAAGGTGTTGGAGTATATCCCAGTCAAGAAGACGATTTAGAAATAATAGATATAAAAAAACAATATTCTCAAGCGGCAGAATGGCTTAAAAAAATACCAAAACATATAGAAATAATAATGATTTCTGGAAATCACGATGCAGGACGATTAGCTGAACCACAAGAACCATTACCTAAAGATATAACCGAACCTTTATGGAATATGTCAAACATGACAATTTTAAGCAATCCTTCTGTTGTAAATATAGGGAAAACAAAAGATTTTCCTGGTTTTGATTGCTTGTTATATCACGGCGGATCACTCATTTATTATTCTGAAAACATACCTAATATAAGAGCTGCTGGAGGACAAAAAAGATCAGATTTAATAATGAAATATTTATTACAAAGAAGACATTTAGCTCCAACACACGGTTCTACACTATATATACCTGATAAAGATGTAGACCCTTTAATAATAGATATAGTTCCTGATTTTTTCATTACAGGACACATACACAGAGCAAGTGTTAAAAATTATAGAAACATAACTATGATAAATGGTTCTTGTTGGACGCAAACAACAGACGATCAAATAAAAAGAGGATTAGAACCTCAACCAGCAAGGTTGCCTTTAATAAATTTAAGAACAAGAAATGTAAAAATGCTTAATTTCATGAGTAAAAAAACAAAAGAAAAAGAAGAGGAAATATTAAAGGAATTAAAAGAACAAAAAGAAAAAGAAGAAAAAGAATTAAAAGAAAAACTAAAGCAGATTAAAGACTCAGAAATAACAACAAATCAATAA
- a CDS encoding ORC1-type DNA replication protein: protein MVQNNLNNFFEKFLKKDSLFKNKKVLQSSYMPGEINHRDGQIEQIAQILAPALKNDRPSNLFIYGKTGTGKTLVTKYVADQMENLSKEKGIPLQIFYLNCKLKKIADTEYRLIAELARFFGKAIPPTGLPTDEVYNVFFKALEDEEKTIILIMDEIDQLVKKAGDEIIYNLTRINSDLKKSQLSIIGISNDLMFANNLDPRVKSSLSEEELVFPPYNAIQIQDILKKRAENAFKENILEDGVIQKCAAYAAREHGDARRALELLRVAGEVAERKNQEKIKIENIDEAEDKIERDRLIDMVKTHPKQFQATLYPILLLAQKKQKNIFTGDIYELYKDICQVASLRPLTQRRVSDIIAELDMIGIINAKVISKGRFGRTREISLSISKSIERKIINILDEELGISDSTRAKIQV, encoded by the coding sequence ATGGTACAAAATAATCTAAATAATTTTTTTGAAAAGTTCTTAAAAAAAGATTCTTTATTCAAAAACAAAAAAGTGTTACAAAGCTCATATATGCCAGGAGAAATAAATCATAGAGATGGACAAATAGAACAAATAGCTCAAATACTAGCTCCAGCATTAAAAAATGATAGACCATCAAACTTATTCATATATGGAAAAACAGGAACTGGCAAAACATTAGTAACTAAATATGTAGCTGATCAAATGGAAAATTTGTCTAAAGAAAAAGGAATACCTCTTCAAATATTTTACTTGAATTGTAAATTAAAAAAAATAGCGGATACAGAATATAGATTAATCGCTGAATTAGCAAGATTTTTTGGTAAAGCAATACCTCCAACAGGACTTCCAACAGATGAAGTATATAATGTATTTTTTAAAGCACTAGAAGATGAAGAAAAAACAATAATTCTTATAATGGATGAGATAGATCAGCTTGTAAAAAAAGCAGGAGATGAAATAATATATAATTTAACAAGAATTAATAGTGATTTAAAAAAATCACAATTATCAATAATAGGAATATCTAACGATTTGATGTTTGCAAACAATTTAGATCCTCGAGTAAAATCATCATTGAGTGAAGAAGAATTAGTTTTTCCACCATATAATGCAATACAAATACAAGACATTCTAAAAAAAAGAGCTGAAAATGCTTTCAAAGAAAATATATTGGAAGATGGCGTAATACAAAAATGTGCTGCATATGCTGCAAGAGAACACGGAGATGCTAGAAGAGCATTAGAATTATTAAGAGTTGCTGGAGAAGTAGCAGAAAGAAAAAATCAAGAAAAAATCAAAATAGAAAACATAGATGAAGCAGAAGACAAAATAGAAAGAGATAGATTGATAGATATGGTAAAAACCCATCCTAAACAATTTCAAGCAACATTATATCCTATTTTATTATTAGCGCAAAAAAAACAAAAAAATATATTTACAGGAGATATTTATGAATTATACAAAGACATCTGTCAAGTTGCAAGTTTAAGACCGCTAACACAAAGAAGAGTTTCCGATATTATTGCGGAATTAGATATGATAGGAATAATAAACGCGAAAGTAATAAGTAAAGGAAGATTTGGCAGAACAAGAGAAATATCTTTAAGCATAAGCAAATCTATTGAACGAAAAATAATAAATATATTAGACGAAGAACTAGGAATATCAGACTCTACAAGAGCAAAAATACAAGTCTAA